From Ananas comosus cultivar F153 linkage group 2, ASM154086v1, whole genome shotgun sequence:
ttctagcgcactctatatatatatatatatatatatatatatatatataagagagagagagagagagagagagagagagagagagagctagactggtatactattggtagcacggaggtttccgtgttaccaagttgttttcaacgatgcgacttccaaatcgacgatcggctacGTTAGACTtaatttacactattgaaagtatttaaaaactaaattttatagttattcagtatcatttatctatcagaccggtagtctaaaaatgaaaggctcaaaataaaaatcttataaaaaagaatgataaatGACTTGAATTAGGTAGTAGAGCTTCCATATAAGTGATAACTTAGTTTTTATCATCTTGATAAAAATGTAAAAGAGTATCATAAGTACAGTTGCGTTTTCCCCTCATATGCCCCAGCCATGATTTGGTCCTGTATCATCTTTTGCCACTTTTTAGCTTTtgtgtatattattttatttaccaTACGTTGTTCATCTAATATTTATCTAAATGTGTAAGAAATATTAGGATCGAGCAATTTACGgtaaaatttcttaaaaaaaaaaactaagtttCAGGCATATTTTTCGCCATAAGAAGAAATTCTTGATTAATCTAAAGAAGCAACAAGTCCAACCAACTGTAATATGATTTTTCCTCCCGTCTCAAAAACCTTTCTTTATGATATGAAATAGATGGTAATCTTTTATTAGAATGCACATAAGAAATTAATAGGACCagtaccctatatatatatatatatatagagtccggctattatacttttatgagtatagagcctattgtactcataagtttttggccgttagatctaccctttaatcattttcacccgttagattatactattcaaccaaccacccactcaaccctagggggctcacTATCAACTTAACTGTAACCATTTTCATCCTAACCACTCATTTTTTCATTTGaatggtcgaaaacttatgagtacaaagggttctatactcatatgagtatagtagccccagcctatatatatatatatatatatatagtctaaatcgattttttattaaaatctaattagaattctatttaatttaaatagatgaaaatgaataaaatatatcatatcaaGCAATTCTATATTTGTTAGCattgattttatatataattaattcagctttgaatatgattaattaaGCCACATTTATGAAAATCCTAACACACTCAACTTTTGTCGGCCTTATAGCTCGAGCATCAATCACTCACCGCAACGAAACAAAATCAAATTCAGGTAAGGCCAGAATCATCAgacgaaacaaaaaaaaaaaaaaggaggatcGACCCGCATCCGTGAGATACACTGCActtaaaataagcaattagaggcgaaattggtatcagagaaacTCACACTTAATTTACCGCACTACTTAAAATGTCACGGGCATTCAACTTTTGTCGGCTTATATATAGCTCGCGCATCAATTAATTATTCACCAGAATAAAACAAAACCAACATCTCCGACTCTCACGAGAGAACGAGGCAAGGCCAGAATCATCAGACTAAACAAAAAATTTGGCTGCTGTGTCCGACAGATATTCGAATCTCAAACTGTTGACAGTACACTTTCGAGTACAGTTTAGGactattatcatatatatatatatatatatatatatatatgtccggctgggtactatcgatagcaccaataATTTNgatgaaaaaatgtgcggttgggatgaaagtggttacagttagattgatagtgggccccctagggttgagtgggtggttggttgaatagtataatctaacgggtgaaaatgattaaagggtagatcaaatggtaaaaaatttatgagtacaaaaggctctatactcataagagtatagtagccggactcatataggctggggctactatactcatatgagaatagaaccctttgtactcataactttttgtactatatatatatatagagtagggctagaatacttgtaaaagtatcattggggtgatacttgtgtgtttttagcccttggatggagagatgtgaggttgagatgatggtggtaggtggtggtaggtggaatagtgtttaatccaagggctattaataatcaaaaagtagatccaatggcttaaaacctaatagcaccatgatggtgatacttgtaaaagtatcatagctcaactctatatatatagagttgagctatgatacttttacaagtatcaccatcatggtgctattaggttttaagccattggatctactttttgattattaatagcccttggattaaacactattccacctaccaccacctaccaccatcatctcaacctcacatctctccatccaagggctaaaaacacacaagtatcacccccatgatacttttacaagtattctagccctactctatatatatatatagtacaaaaagttatgagtacaaagggttctattctcatatgagtatagtagccccagcctatatgagtccggctactatactcttatgagtatagagccttttgtactcataaattttttaccatttgatctaccctttaatcattttcacccgttagattatactattcaaccaaccacccactcaaccctagggggcccactatcaatctaactgtaaccactttcatcccaaccgcacattttttcatctgaacggtcaaaaagttatgagtacaaagggctctatactcatatgagtatagtagccccagcctatatatatatatatatttcttagtTTAAGTTTCTGGATAAAACTTCAGTGAGAAAATCACTACGCCGATTTGCTGGAGAAATATCAGTCTGCTGCCATGTGCTAGTTTTGCTTTCGTCCAAAcgatttttaaactttaaaaagaaGGATTATAATCCTTGAATATGTGTAAAACTGATACGTGACAGCAGATTGGAGGTTCTCTAACGAGAGATTGTTGGGAAGCCCCTCAATGAAGTTTTTTCTACTTAAACCTATCTCGAAAAAACAAATACTACAATGTAAATCAGTCTCAATCATACGATTCCTATAAAATAAGCTTAAATAGGAACATTACAAGAGAGTTtagtcactacaacaaaaacggtctatagcaatacttttaaatattaatataggtcaaaaaaagtgctactggctaaattaacgacacttttaaaaagtgttgctacatgtggggtcgctaggtatatagtgacagttaaagagtgtcgctataatttaaaaagagtgctgctaatttgcaaacatttatttaagcatctagcaatcgccggaactctatctcgttggctgcggtggcgaagAAGGACGAGAGAAAGGGATCTTCGTTtaggatttcagtcgattgagtgagagaagaagggaaaatggtaattgatttttctttttcttttttttctgtttgtaatcgggccgaatggacttagtggggtgggttgagtatagtagagtacccttttattttttgttggattgtactttatatttaggcagtagttttttttttaagttttggcataaatgtgaCACTTACACAAAATTGTCCCAagcatgtgtccctataatctaattctgttgtagtgagttTCATTTGAAttgacaaataaaatattcaaaaattgacATATGTGGTTAGTAATATAGGTGTTTACCTTACTATGATTTTGTGTGtttttactttatcattttGTGTTTCAAAAATTGTACATATGATCTTATAGTTTAGCACGTTTTCACCCTACCATTctcaattttacttttatttttagagtaaGGAATAAATGTTGAACAAAAAATTCATCATataattctttaaaaattaCACTTATTGAATCGAGCTAGaattactattgatagtaattGAATAACCTACTTTGTTATTCTACCAGAcgacatgttttttttttctagaaaataaaagtaaaactcCAGAATAGTTCAATACAACTTTTTAATGTCTTGTATAAATTAGTGTAGCTCCTTAGCACTAAGTGTgccattaattatttttgaaagaatatttTTCTACATAGCCaatagagaaggagaaaaaaaattgtagtaaCAATAGTAAGAAGAAGAATCAAATAGCTCATTCTAATTTCATCGAGCCATTTGTTTATCCATTTTATGAAAATAGTCGACGGAGGCGTCGCCGGACGGCCGATCACTAGTCTCACGAGTCGAGCGCGCATTCGAAAATCGACGACGAAAAGGCGTCGAGGTCGCGAAAGATAGCGTCGTTGTCGTCGATGTAGTTCTCGCTGTTTTGGCCCTCGAAGAATGTTTGTATGTCCTCGGGAAAGCTGCAGCTCGATGGTCTCCTCTCGAACTCCGGTGGCAACATCTCTGTCGACGGTGACGTCTCCTCACCGCCTCCCCCCGCTGACGTCCTCTCCAACATCTCTTTAAACTTGGTTGATTGGAGTAGTAGTCCGAGCGCAGATGAGGCTGTGGCAGAGGGCGCGGGATGTGGATCGTTGAGTTGAGAGATCTCTTGATCCATTGCTTGCTGCTGCTGGAGGAAGCTGCATTCGTCGAGGGCGGAGGCGTCGTGTGTTAGGTCGAGAATGGAAGAGGGGAAAGGGATGGTAGAGTCggggctagggctagggctagggctagggttagggttagggcttgcGTCGGTGGCGGGGCGGAGCCATTTGATGTAGCGGCTGAGGTCAAAGTTTGTGACGGCATTCAGGCCCCGATACTCGATCGCCGCCATGTCGTATGCTGTCGCGGCCTCTTCTTGTGTTGCTGTGTGAAATCATGCAAATTTTACACCATCGTAAAAAAATAACGATCACTAAGAGTTTCTGAAACGAAAAATATAACGAGCAGATATGATCTACGACACCTAAAATGCCTTTATACATACAAGCCATACGTTCCCGTATACCTATTATTAAGCATCTATTAATACACAAATCATTCATCTGTAATGAGCAACTCATAGATTCTTTTTGCCCTTCTATCACTTTTCCAATTCATTTTCACTTCCATACACTTATTTTACAAACCacataaaattaaagaaaagtaagTTTTTCTCAACTACATTGTTGTACCAAACTTTTTCCCTAATTAGTAAacccaaatcaactaaatttagCTCCAACAAGATGTGTATGTAGCTAAATTTGCACCATTAATACAAGAAACACAAGTAGAGAGCTTCATTAATGTGTGGGAACCAAAGAGCTTCATTAACACCACCTAACCCTAGAAAGATTTGATGGGAACAAGTAGGACAAAAATTTAGGTAAAATTAAGTTCTTTATAAAAAGTATTGAATTGTGCACTTGAAATTTATTAGGGCGAATTGGTGCACCTACAAAATAGttgtgtgggtgtgtgtgtgtgtgggctAAATAAGTAACAACTTAATTATTGGGCATGCTTTGGTGGGTGAGTGTAAGCTTCAACAAACAAAATGGCAAATTGCAAATGGACTGTTGGAGGTTGGTAGTTAATGTCCTCAACTCCCCCCAACCACAATCGGAACGCGACCGAGTCGACTCGGTTTGTACTCGTATACGTCGACTCAGCAACATCTTATTTTCGTGTTCGCTCAAGTTACTAGGGTTAGGGTACGTGCCCGTGCATTCCATGGCCCGCAAATATGTACCATGAGATTTTTCATACACCTCAACTTAAGAATTCTCAAATGAAAAACTTAAAATCGAAATCTAATTCAGTGGTCCAGATAATAAGTACGTataaattagttaaataatGTAGATTGTATCTATCGGGTTAGATGAATATACTGAGTGCGGACAATTATTTCCGGGATTGGGAGAGCAATTTTTTTCCTATGATGGGGATAGGTGTTGATTAAATTcaaagggtaaaaatgtcattttgaCCATGCTTAAGCCATATAAGTACATTTGGAGACTTTATAATGGGAGATGATGTTGTTGTCAATGTGTTTACTTTTCAATGGCTTGCTAGTTTGGAATGAATTAATGGAAtgtactaatatatatactccCACATGCTCTATTAATTatgcttaattttattttttcaaagaaaaagaaaacaaatgaaTTATCTTAGTAATACAccaaacatatatattaattattatatgtgTATATAAAATTATGGATGTAATTGTCTCGCGAGAGTATATCTGAATTCATCGAAActgatcaaatttaataatgttTCGCGTTAATTTTGTTTATAAGTTTATTGTATGAAGGTAAGGTTTAATTAacaaaacatttaaaattttaggctaTATAGTTGAGCTATTTATGATAGGTCAAATATAGATAAACTTAGCACAACAATAACAACCAACAATTTATGCTCCAGCAATAATTATTGGGCTTGTCACATTTAAATTTTGCtttctcttaattaattaatacctgTAACCTAACTGTAATAGAAGGCTTGTTCAAATTGTTGGTTAATCCACTGATTTTGACATGTCACACATAGCCATGGACATTAATACTATGaaataaactaataaattttttttttctttaatatttttgacCGATAATAACTCTATTatgtttgattaattttatataattctgacagtaaaacttttaaaattgacaaaatataaattctacATGGAATAACAGTCATAGAGAAGAGAGATTAGAAACAGATATATATACCATAAGTTCCAAGATAAAGATATTTGTTGCCGAAAACTCGGCCAATCCGCGCTTCCCATCTTCCATTATGGTGATGcctaaagaaataaaaataaattaattgttgaAAGGAAATATTGTTATGACATGAGATGAACTACATGAATTGATATTTGCATGATTGATTTGCTATTTATAAggctaatatatataatgtatatatatattttgagattATTTAGCCCATCtgttaatagtaaaaataattctgtaaatattaatttttcaagTTCTTAACATTTTTTTCATAAGCACCACTAATTttctcctaaattttttttgtttattttaaactctccaaagtaatatttttttttaaaaaaaaaattatttaacatattttcTGTTGGAATATTTCAAAGTAACAAAGTACATACAGTTGAGGAGCAACATAAAAAGCTCTAATTCCATACCCCACATTTGACcaagtcttatatatatatttatatatatcataaatgcacaaaagggaaacaaaaaaaaaaaaaaaaaaaaagtaaaaaggccaaatttaaaaatttaaaaattaaaatatctattgagaaaatataattaccTTGCAACTCCTCTATACTTTGAGACTCCCCTTGAAAACCCACTACTTTTCCTGTAAATTATAgacaaattaattagtttaattggTGATTAATTTGTGTCACAAATTACTCACTTAAAACATATATAACTTGTTAAACTTTTAGAtagtgtaattaattaattaattaattaattaataccttCTTAAGGATCCAATGTACTCTTCCTTGGATAACCCTTCCATGTCTTTTAGCTCTTCTTCGTAATTTGATACCTGTAATTATTAcataattagatttaaaattttgaaaaaagaaaagggtaaaaatgtatggataccCCCTCGACTACAAGCCGTTCTGAAATTACTGCCtcaactttgaatttttttataatcgaGATCggcttattttttttctacgcAGAATTTCGTAGTTTTAATagaataaactaaaaattttacgCAATTtcccattaaatttaatagcttaAACCACTTTGTAGCGAATGAAATAAGATTATTTAATGAGAATAACTACTCTGTCCGAAAACTTAAGCGaaattttttaaccaaattaactaaaacaattcaaataaagaaaaataaaattaagagtgAGGGGTGGATTTCAGAATGACTGATAGTTGCGGGAGTGTccatacaattaaaaaaaaaaaaaaaaaagaaaaaatgggaAAATTACAAAATGGtccttgaattaaaaattgcTGTACCGGGAAGTTGAGGATGGTGTCATGGCCCCAGTATTTTAATGCAGCCAGGTCATAAGCTCTTGCTGCTGCTTCCTCATCATCATAAGCCCctgacaaaataattatttacaaCCCAgtccaaaaatcaccaaaaaaaaaaacagtgtaaaaacaaatatatataatatttacaattacaaattaagaaattagttcatgaacttggttggTTAATTAACTCACCAAGATAAACTGCAGTTTCCATTCAATGGAAAAACCCATCATCATCATACATACATAAAAGAAGATGAATATTATTAGATCAATCTAAAGAAAAATACTCAATAATTAatgtttcacaaaaaaaaaaagagagaaaaaaaaaaaaattcaaccaacCTTGTTTACCCTTCTTGTTCTGGGACTCATTCCAGCAATTCTTGTCCCACAAATGAGCCTCGTATCGGCCCGTCCACCGGTGCCTGCATGCGTTGTTATGTTATCATCGTGCGAAGAATCTCGAATTAATTCATTCATTGCGAAAGTAAAAAATTGTAAGGATAAGATGAGAGAGGTAAGGCGATTAAGGGAATTAACACCTCGTCACTCCCCTATACACGGAGCTACGTTGCAGAGGAGAGTCCCTCGGGACGCTCTTTCTCGTCCTCTTCGCCTTGACTCCGTTGTTGTTGGCGTTGTTTGCGTTGTTGGTGTTCGCGGAGGTGCTCTCGCGGCGGTGGGAGGTGTTCTTTTTTTGGCTCTTCGCCATGTTCGTGTTGCGTtgtatgtgtgtgtatgtgtatgttgtgtgtttgtgtgcgcgtgtgtgtgtgtgtgagagagagagagagagagagaggaggaggaggaggagactaAGTCCtaaagaagagggagagggggggGTGGGGGTTTAAAGGAGGGAGGGGGGGGTGAGGGGGTACGTACAAATTAAGAGAGTGTGGTGTGGGGGCGGCAAAGTTTGGGCTTTTGGAAGGCAGCTGATGAGATTACCCATTTGGCTGGCTGCCCTCACATATCCTAGAATTCCAATAAATGATATCCaaatattagggtttttttttttttttttttttttttactatgtgtttggatgtcagaataagAGTCTGTTTGGTAATGATGCTCGTTCAACACTAACCGGCAAAACTatctattttttgttctttagtagaatcacaaaaaaaatatcGTGATTGACTCAATAATACGTGGAAcgtgaggtttttttttttcatactgtGTGTTAatttggatgtcagaataaAAGTCTGTTTGGTATCGACGCCCGTTCAACACAAACTAGCAAAACTATatgttttttgtattttggtaGAATTGTAGAGAAAATATCGTAATCCACTTAATAATATGTGGAACGtgaaattatatagaaaaataagcaatatatattttgtttatggTATTATGTAATCTTTAAATAAATGTACTTTTGGATGCATAAGAGCCCATTTGGTATTATTGGCCATCTAATGGTAACAAATAAAACAGAGTTGGGACAAAAGCATACAAAAtatgactttttattttttttatggtacCGTGGAGAAAATATTGTAATCAACTCGTTGAGATATCTGTAATGTGTTATTACGTATGGAAATGAATAGGTTATTTAGATCCTATCTGGGTGTATGGAATGAGGTGTCCAAGGATAACTTAATTCAATGAGTCGTaaggattttgattttgattttttgttgtTAGTGTATTTTACGTGCGAGATAACCtatcttatatttaaaaaataacttaaaggctaaatttaatattttggtaAACCAAATAATACAAGCTTCTTAGGCTTTATTTGGTTTGAGGATAAGtaagaattatttatttcagaAACATATAC
This genomic window contains:
- the LOC109725476 gene encoding AP2-like ethylene-responsive transcription factor At1g16060 translates to MAKSQKKNTSHRRESTSANTNNANNANNNGVKAKRTRKSVPRDSPLQRSSVYRGVTRHRWTGRYEAHLWDKNCWNESQNKKGKQVYLGAYDDEEAAARAYDLAALKYWGHDTILNFPVSNYEEELKDMEGLSKEEYIGSLRRKSSGFSRGVSKYRGVARHHHNGRWEARIGRVFGNKYLYLGTYATQEEAATAYDMAAIEYRGLNAVTNFDLSRYIKWLRPATDASPNPNPSPSPSPSPDSTIPFPSSILDLTHDASALDECSFLQQQQAMDQEISQLNDPHPAPSATASSALGLLLQSTKFKEMLERTSAGGGGEETSPSTEMLPPEFERRPSSCSFPEDIQTFFEGQNSENYIDDNDAIFRDLDAFSSSIFECALDS